A single window of Fervidicoccus fontis Kam940 DNA harbors:
- a CDS encoding PLP-dependent aminotransferase family protein produces MKERSIEKTEALSLKHEKFFSKKALEMKASETRELLKLVENSNVISLAGGMPAPETFPVDIIGEITQEVIKNHAAQALQYGTTNGFTPLRNAIVEWMKKKYSIQISKDNLIITTGSQQALDLIGRVFINPGDVVIAEAPTYLSALQAFEYYKPEFVQIPLDDEGIRIDLLEEKLKELKSQGKSVKFVYTISIFQNPAGVTMSEKRRKEILELASQYDFIIIEDNPYGELRYSGSPIRPIKSWDDDGRVLYLGTLSKVLAPGFRIGWIAGDPRFINKLEIAKQSVDLCTSTFNQVIAWKYIEGGYLDKQIPKIVEFYKPRRDAMLKALEDFMPEGVKWTKPEGGMFIWVTAPEGIDTKLMFEKAVAKGVAYVPGEAFYAHREVKNAMRLNFTYVSEEKIREGISRLAETIKEEIKKSKI; encoded by the coding sequence ATGAAAGAAAGGTCTATAGAAAAAACAGAAGCTTTATCTTTAAAACATGAAAAATTCTTCTCTAAAAAAGCACTAGAAATGAAGGCTTCTGAAACTAGAGAACTTTTGAAACTTGTAGAAAATTCAAATGTAATCTCGCTAGCTGGAGGTATGCCAGCTCCTGAAACCTTTCCTGTAGATATAATCGGAGAAATCACACAAGAAGTAATAAAAAACCATGCCGCACAGGCACTTCAATACGGGACCACTAATGGCTTCACTCCTTTAAGAAATGCTATAGTTGAGTGGATGAAAAAGAAGTATAGCATTCAAATTTCTAAAGATAATTTAATAATAACAACCGGATCACAGCAAGCATTAGATTTAATCGGAAGAGTATTTATCAATCCTGGAGATGTCGTGATAGCAGAAGCTCCAACCTATCTTTCAGCTCTTCAGGCTTTCGAATACTACAAGCCAGAATTTGTTCAAATTCCTCTAGACGATGAGGGGATTCGCATCGACCTTCTTGAAGAAAAGCTGAAGGAACTTAAGTCTCAGGGAAAAAGCGTAAAGTTTGTTTACACAATCTCAATATTCCAGAATCCTGCAGGAGTAACTATGAGTGAAAAGAGAAGGAAGGAAATTCTTGAGCTTGCTTCACAGTATGACTTTATAATCATAGAAGACAACCCCTATGGAGAGCTTCGCTACTCTGGTAGCCCTATTAGGCCTATCAAATCATGGGATGATGATGGAAGAGTTCTTTATTTAGGAACCCTTTCAAAAGTTTTAGCTCCAGGCTTCAGAATTGGGTGGATAGCTGGAGATCCTCGCTTTATAAATAAGCTTGAGATAGCGAAGCAGAGCGTCGACCTATGTACTAGCACATTTAACCAGGTTATAGCATGGAAATACATTGAGGGAGGGTATCTAGATAAGCAAATACCAAAGATAGTCGAATTTTACAAACCTAGGAGGGATGCTATGCTGAAGGCTCTTGAAGACTTCATGCCAGAGGGAGTTAAATGGACAAAACCTGAAGGGGGAATGTTTATCTGGGTAACAGCGCCAGAAGGAATAGATACAAAGCTTATGTTTGAAAAGGCTGTTGCAAAAGGAGTTGCATATGTGCCAGGAGAGGCGTTCTATGCACATAGAGAAGTTAAGAATGCTATGAGGCTAAACTTCACATATGTTTCAGAAGAAAAGATTAGAGAAGGAATAAGCAGG
- the lysS gene encoding lysine--tRNA ligase — MVQETWVKNLVEKISKLRDLGLDPYRVAYRYDVTAFSEDIKNKYSHLQPGEETNDTVSVAGRIWHIRRHGGILFIDLYDQMGRIQIVLRRDTVKPPKDALLDLIDKGDFLGIKGRIIRTKAGEISILAEDFDLLSIAWRPIPFHEFGVKDPEQRYRERYLDILLNSKVRKALVDLYKIEMTMRLILDKKNFVEVHTPKIQPIYGGALAKPFVTKIEALDRMGYLSIAPETYLKRLVVAGLHRVYEIAVCFRNEDIDVTHYPEFIQLEAYKAFGDWNDILDLTEELVAESVKAVYGDYKVEITKPDGEKETLDFSRPFKKMTLEEAVETYGGINIKNKTHEELVEIAKQLGVGIDDPRKGKLVENIFEKVAEKKLRNPTFITLFPRDISPLARPYRVDPNYAERFELYIAGMEVGNGYSELNNPIIQYMAFKEEEELRKKAGRGTETHPMDKDFIRALEYGLPPTGGTGIGLYRLIQILSGLPSIKDVIPFTYVIPDDFQTLAEIEPKLIEFYKDLYVKE; from the coding sequence ATGGTACAAGAAACTTGGGTAAAAAATCTAGTAGAAAAAATTTCAAAATTAAGAGATTTGGGTTTGGACCCGTATAGGGTCGCTTATAGGTATGATGTTACGGCATTTTCTGAAGATATAAAGAATAAGTACAGCCATCTTCAGCCTGGTGAGGAGACCAATGATACGGTCTCAGTTGCTGGAAGAATATGGCATATTAGAAGACACGGAGGCATACTATTTATAGATCTCTATGATCAGATGGGGAGGATACAGATAGTATTGAGGAGGGATACAGTCAAGCCTCCTAAAGATGCCCTTTTAGATTTGATCGATAAAGGAGATTTCCTTGGAATTAAAGGTAGGATAATAAGAACAAAAGCGGGAGAGATATCAATCCTTGCAGAAGACTTTGACCTTCTCTCTATCGCATGGAGACCGATACCTTTCCACGAGTTTGGAGTAAAAGATCCTGAACAGAGGTATAGAGAGAGGTACTTGGATATACTCCTTAATTCGAAGGTAAGAAAAGCTTTAGTAGATCTGTACAAAATTGAGATGACTATGAGACTTATACTTGATAAGAAAAACTTTGTTGAAGTCCATACCCCAAAAATACAGCCTATATATGGGGGGGCACTTGCGAAACCCTTCGTAACAAAAATAGAAGCTCTTGACAGGATGGGATATTTAAGCATCGCCCCGGAGACGTATCTAAAAAGACTAGTTGTGGCTGGATTGCATAGAGTATACGAGATAGCCGTATGCTTTAGAAATGAAGATATAGACGTTACACACTATCCTGAGTTCATACAACTAGAAGCCTACAAAGCGTTTGGAGACTGGAATGACATTTTAGATTTGACTGAGGAGCTTGTTGCGGAATCTGTTAAAGCAGTATACGGAGATTATAAAGTTGAAATAACAAAACCAGATGGGGAAAAAGAAACGCTTGACTTCTCCAGGCCATTTAAGAAAATGACTTTAGAGGAAGCTGTTGAGACCTATGGAGGGATAAACATAAAGAACAAAACTCACGAAGAGTTAGTGGAGATAGCAAAGCAGCTTGGAGTAGGAATAGACGACCCCAGAAAAGGGAAGCTAGTCGAAAACATTTTTGAAAAAGTAGCTGAGAAAAAGCTGAGGAACCCGACATTTATAACACTGTTCCCAAGAGACATTTCTCCGCTTGCTAGACCATATAGGGTAGATCCTAATTATGCAGAAAGATTCGAGCTCTACATTGCTGGAATGGAAGTTGGAAACGGATATTCCGAGCTTAACAATCCTATAATACAGTATATGGCATTTAAAGAGGAAGAAGAGTTGAGAAAGAAAGCAGGAAGAGGAACGGAAACGCACCCAATGGACAAGGACTTCATAAGGGCGTTAGAATATGGTCTGCCTCCAACAGGAGGTACGGGCATCGGATTATACAGACTAATCCAGATACTTTCTGGTCTGCCATCTATAAAAGATGTTATACCATTCACTTACGTAATACCAGACGACTTCCAGACGCTAGCAGAAATAGAACCTAAGCTCATAGAGTTCTATAAAGATTTATATGTTAAAGAATAG